A window of the Halobacterium hubeiense genome harbors these coding sequences:
- the leuC gene encoding 3-isopropylmalate dehydratase large subunit, whose amino-acid sequence MSENTLYDKVWDRHEVTELPTGQTQLFVGLHLIHEVTSPQAFGMLKERDLDVAYPGRTYATVDHIVPTADQSRPYSDDAAEEMMSELEENVRAANIDFADPTTGRQGIVHVVGPEQGLTQPGMTIVCGDSHTATHGAFGALAFGIGTSQIRDVLATGCVAMEKQKVRRIEVTGELDDGVTPKDVILQVIRKLGTDGGVGYVYEYGGEAIEDMDMAGRMSICNMSIEGGARAGYVNPDETTYEYLEGRDRVPDGEEFEELKRYWESIASDADAEYDDVVEIDGDALEPTVTWGTTPGQGIGISEEIPAPEDLPADKQDSARAAQEHMDVEPGDTMAGYPIDVAFLGSCTNARLPDLREAAEVVKGHEVHDSVRAMVVPGSQRVKAAAEAEGLDEVFEDAGFDWRGAGCSMCLGMNEDQLVGDERCASSSNRNFVGRQGSKDGRTVLMSPPMVAAAAITGEVTDVRELERFEEVRA is encoded by the coding sequence ATGAGTGAGAACACGCTCTACGACAAGGTCTGGGACCGCCACGAGGTCACGGAGCTGCCGACCGGGCAGACCCAGCTGTTCGTCGGCCTCCACCTCATCCACGAGGTGACGAGCCCGCAGGCGTTCGGGATGCTCAAGGAGCGCGACCTCGACGTCGCGTACCCCGGGCGCACGTACGCGACCGTGGACCACATCGTCCCGACCGCCGACCAGTCGCGCCCCTACAGCGACGACGCGGCCGAGGAGATGATGAGCGAACTGGAGGAGAACGTGCGCGCGGCGAACATCGACTTCGCCGACCCGACGACCGGCCGGCAGGGCATCGTGCACGTAGTCGGCCCGGAGCAGGGGCTCACCCAGCCCGGGATGACCATCGTCTGTGGGGACTCCCACACGGCGACCCACGGCGCGTTCGGCGCGCTCGCGTTCGGCATCGGCACCTCCCAGATTCGGGACGTGCTGGCGACCGGCTGCGTCGCCATGGAGAAGCAGAAAGTGCGTCGCATCGAGGTCACTGGCGAACTCGACGACGGCGTGACGCCGAAGGACGTCATCCTGCAGGTCATCCGGAAGCTCGGTACCGACGGCGGCGTCGGCTACGTCTACGAGTACGGCGGTGAGGCAATCGAGGACATGGACATGGCCGGTCGGATGAGCATCTGCAACATGTCCATCGAGGGCGGCGCTCGCGCGGGCTACGTCAACCCCGACGAGACCACCTACGAGTACCTCGAAGGCCGCGACCGCGTCCCCGACGGCGAGGAGTTCGAGGAGCTCAAGCGCTACTGGGAGTCCATCGCCTCCGACGCGGACGCCGAGTACGACGACGTCGTGGAAATCGACGGCGACGCGCTCGAACCCACGGTCACGTGGGGGACGACGCCCGGCCAGGGCATCGGCATCTCCGAGGAGATTCCCGCGCCCGAGGACCTGCCCGCGGACAAGCAGGACAGCGCGCGCGCCGCGCAGGAACACATGGACGTCGAGCCCGGCGACACGATGGCGGGCTACCCCATCGACGTGGCGTTCCTCGGGAGCTGCACGAACGCGCGCCTGCCGGACCTCCGGGAGGCCGCGGAGGTCGTGAAGGGCCACGAGGTCCACGACTCCGTGCGCGCGATGGTCGTGCCGGGCAGCCAGCGCGTCAAAGCCGCCGCCGAAGCCGAGGGCCTCGACGAGGTGTTCGAGGACGCCGGCTTCGACTGGCGCGGCGCCGGCTGTTCGATGTGTCTCGGGATGAACGAGGACCAGCTAGTCGGCGACGAGCGGTGCGCGTCCTCGTCGAACCGGAACTTCGTCGGCCGGCAGGGCTCCAAGGACGGCCGCACCGTCCTGATGAGCCCGCCGATGGTCGCCGCGGCCGCCATCACCGGCGAGGTCACGGACGTCCGCGAACTGGAGCGCTTCGAGGAGGTGCGCGCATGA
- the ilvC gene encoding ketol-acid reductoisomerase — MTAADEDFTQPVYNESDVERRYIDDKTVAVLGYGSQGHAHAQNLADSGVDVVVGLREGSSSRSAAEADGLRVATPKQAAREADVVSVLVPDTVQPSVFEAIEPELDAGDTLQFAHGFNIHYGQIEPPEDVDVTMIAPKSPGHLVRRNYEADEGTPALLAVYQDATGDARDEALAYADGIGCTRAGVLETTFQEETESDLFGEQAVLCGGVTSLVKHGYETLVDNGYSPEMAYFEVLNELKLIVDLMYEGGNTEMWDSVSDTAEYGGLTRGDEIVDEDVRENMEEVLEEVQNGEFAREWIAENQAGRPSYRQRRQAEQNHDIEAVGERLRGLFAWADEPEVEQEPEVSADD, encoded by the coding sequence ATGACAGCAGCAGACGAAGACTTCACGCAGCCAGTGTACAACGAATCGGACGTCGAGCGCCGCTACATCGACGACAAGACCGTCGCCGTCCTCGGCTACGGCAGTCAGGGCCACGCCCACGCCCAGAACCTCGCGGACAGCGGGGTGGACGTGGTCGTCGGTCTCCGCGAGGGCTCGTCGTCGCGGTCCGCGGCGGAAGCCGACGGCCTGCGCGTCGCGACCCCGAAGCAGGCCGCCCGGGAGGCGGACGTCGTCTCCGTGCTCGTGCCGGACACCGTACAGCCGTCCGTCTTCGAGGCCATCGAGCCGGAGCTGGACGCCGGCGACACGCTCCAGTTCGCGCACGGGTTCAACATCCACTACGGACAGATCGAGCCGCCGGAGGACGTGGACGTGACGATGATTGCGCCGAAGTCCCCGGGCCACCTCGTGCGCCGGAACTACGAGGCCGACGAGGGCACGCCCGCGCTGCTGGCGGTCTACCAGGACGCCACGGGCGACGCCCGCGACGAGGCGCTGGCGTACGCCGACGGCATCGGCTGCACGCGCGCCGGCGTCCTCGAGACGACGTTCCAGGAGGAGACCGAGTCCGACCTGTTCGGCGAGCAGGCCGTCCTCTGCGGCGGCGTCACCAGCCTCGTCAAGCACGGCTACGAGACGCTCGTGGACAACGGCTACAGCCCCGAGATGGCGTACTTCGAGGTGCTGAACGAGCTGAAGCTCATCGTGGACCTGATGTACGAGGGCGGGAACACCGAGATGTGGGACTCCGTCTCTGACACCGCCGAGTACGGCGGGCTGACGCGCGGCGACGAAATCGTCGACGAGGACGTCCGCGAGAACATGGAGGAGGTCCTCGAAGAGGTCCAGAACGGCGAGTTCGCCCGCGAGTGGATCGCGGAGAACCAGGCGGGCCGGCCGTCGTACCGCCAGCGCCGGCAGGCCGAACAGAACCACGACATCGAGGCGGTCGGCGAGCGCCTGCGCGGCCTGTTCGCGTGGGCCGACGAGCCCGAAGTCGAGCAGGAGCCGGAGGTGTCCGCTGATGACTGA
- the ilvN gene encoding acetolactate synthase small subunit, which produces MSERDAEREGLPGPAPEDRPRPEGRRNSQGIRVDPEVEAEHPPRRTVISALVEHEPGVLARVSGLFSRRQFNIESLTVADTQNDDWARITVVVEEPDPGIDQVEKQLEKVVPVIHVRELEDDAVARELVVVKVDADRPHEVHAITEMYNGKTLDAGPRTITVELTGDEQKINDAIDAYRQFGIREIARTGQTALARGETKTAVVPDHLK; this is translated from the coding sequence ATGAGCGAGCGAGACGCCGAGCGAGAGGGCCTGCCGGGACCGGCCCCGGAGGACCGCCCGCGGCCCGAGGGCCGCCGGAACTCCCAGGGCATCCGCGTCGACCCCGAAGTGGAGGCCGAACACCCGCCGCGCCGGACCGTCATCTCCGCGCTCGTCGAACACGAGCCGGGCGTGCTCGCGCGCGTCTCCGGGCTGTTCAGCCGGCGGCAGTTCAACATCGAGTCGCTGACCGTCGCGGACACCCAGAACGACGACTGGGCGCGCATCACGGTCGTCGTCGAGGAGCCCGACCCCGGCATCGACCAAGTGGAGAAACAGCTAGAGAAGGTCGTTCCCGTCATCCACGTCCGCGAACTCGAGGACGACGCGGTGGCCCGCGAGCTCGTGGTGGTGAAAGTCGACGCCGACCGCCCCCACGAGGTCCACGCCATCACGGAGATGTACAACGGGAAGACCCTCGACGCCGGCCCGCGGACGATTACCGTGGAGCTGACCGGCGACGAACAGAAGATCAACGACGCCATCGACGCCTACCGGCAGTTCGGCATCCGGGAGATCGCCCGGACCGGGCAGACGGCGCTGGCGCGTGGCGAGACCAAGACAGCAGTCGTTCCAGACCACCTCAAATGA
- the ilvB gene encoding biosynthetic-type acetolactate synthase large subunit, translating into MTDHRAVTEPGDAEPDAESEATEADGVDAEAVETPKRTGAESVVASLETAGVETVFGVQGGAIMPVYDALYDSELEHVTMAHEQGAAHAADAYGAVSGDPGVCMATSGPGATNLVTGLADADMDSEPVVALTGQVPTELVGNDAFQETDTVGVTTPITKSNYFASSPDSVGEDVSTAFALANHGRQGPTVVDLPKDVTTGETDVDPVEPKVPGTVDVQTRADDEKVAAAAQTIVDADEPVILAGGGVVKGDATEELYAFATEHEIPVVTTMPGIGAFPEDHDLALEMAGMHGTGYANMAITLTDCLLAVGTRFDDRLTGGVDSFAPDADVVHVDIDPAEISKNVEADHPLIGDAGTVLDQLDEAMPGSPETGEWVEQCREWKQEYRLDYAAPEDEPLKPQYVVEAVDEATDRDTVVTTGVGQHQMWACQFWTYTEPRTWVSSHGLGAMGYGLPSAIGARVAADDDQSVVCFDGDGSFLMTCQELVVAVREQMDITVFILNNEAIGMVRQWQDAFFEGRRMASEYPWVPKFDTLAEAFGADGFRIEGYDDAPEVIEEALATDGPAVVDVYIDPTEDVYPMVPSGGDNGQFALTEDHL; encoded by the coding sequence ATGACAGACCACCGCGCAGTGACCGAGCCCGGCGACGCCGAGCCGGACGCCGAAAGCGAGGCGACCGAAGCCGACGGAGTCGACGCCGAAGCGGTCGAGACGCCGAAGCGAACGGGCGCGGAGTCCGTCGTCGCGTCGCTGGAGACGGCGGGCGTCGAGACGGTGTTCGGCGTGCAGGGCGGCGCCATCATGCCCGTCTACGACGCGCTGTACGACTCCGAGCTGGAGCACGTGACGATGGCGCACGAGCAGGGCGCCGCACACGCCGCCGACGCGTACGGCGCGGTCAGCGGCGACCCCGGCGTCTGCATGGCGACCTCGGGCCCGGGCGCGACGAACCTCGTGACCGGGCTCGCGGACGCCGACATGGACTCCGAGCCCGTCGTCGCGCTGACCGGTCAGGTCCCCACGGAACTCGTCGGGAACGACGCGTTCCAGGAGACCGACACCGTCGGCGTCACCACGCCCATCACGAAGTCGAACTACTTCGCGTCCAGCCCGGACAGCGTCGGCGAGGACGTGAGCACGGCGTTCGCGCTCGCGAACCACGGCCGACAGGGGCCGACGGTCGTCGACCTGCCGAAGGACGTCACGACCGGCGAGACCGACGTCGACCCCGTCGAGCCCAAGGTTCCAGGCACCGTCGACGTGCAGACGCGCGCGGACGACGAGAAGGTCGCGGCCGCCGCGCAGACCATCGTGGACGCCGACGAGCCCGTGATTCTCGCGGGCGGCGGCGTCGTCAAGGGCGACGCCACCGAGGAGCTGTACGCGTTCGCGACCGAGCACGAGATTCCGGTCGTGACGACGATGCCGGGCATCGGCGCGTTCCCCGAGGACCACGACCTCGCGCTGGAGATGGCGGGGATGCACGGCACCGGCTACGCGAACATGGCAATCACGCTGACCGACTGCCTGCTGGCGGTCGGCACGCGCTTCGACGACCGCCTCACGGGCGGCGTCGACTCGTTCGCGCCGGACGCCGACGTCGTCCACGTGGACATCGACCCCGCCGAGATTTCGAAGAACGTCGAGGCCGACCACCCGCTCATCGGCGACGCCGGCACCGTCCTCGACCAGTTGGACGAGGCGATGCCGGGCTCGCCGGAGACAGGCGAGTGGGTCGAGCAGTGCCGCGAGTGGAAGCAGGAGTACCGCCTCGACTACGCGGCGCCCGAGGACGAACCGCTGAAACCCCAGTACGTCGTGGAGGCCGTCGACGAGGCGACCGACCGCGACACCGTGGTCACGACCGGCGTCGGCCAACACCAGATGTGGGCGTGCCAGTTCTGGACGTACACGGAGCCGCGGACGTGGGTGTCCTCCCACGGCCTCGGCGCGATGGGGTACGGGCTGCCGTCGGCCATCGGCGCGCGCGTCGCCGCCGACGACGACCAGTCAGTCGTCTGCTTCGACGGCGACGGGTCGTTCCTGATGACGTGTCAGGAGCTGGTCGTCGCGGTCCGCGAGCAGATGGACATCACCGTCTTCATCCTGAACAACGAGGCCATCGGGATGGTCCGCCAGTGGCAGGACGCGTTCTTCGAGGGCCGCCGGATGGCCTCCGAGTACCCGTGGGTGCCGAAGTTCGACACGCTCGCGGAGGCGTTCGGCGCCGACGGCTTCCGCATCGAGGGCTACGACGACGCCCCCGAGGTCATCGAGGAAGCGCTGGCCACCGACGGTCCCGCCGTGGTCGACGTCTACATCGACCCGACCGAGGACGTCTACCCGATGGTTCCCTCGGGCGGCGACAACGGCCAGTTCGCGCTCACGGAGGACCACCTATGA
- a CDS encoding LeuA family protein codes for MQVRGNEFFQGTLAQRNEFDTVRIFDTTLRDGEQTPRTSFSYDDKRAIAAALDDANVDVIEAGFPANSEQEAEAVADIAASTDATTCGLARVVESDVEAAIDAGVGMIHVFASTSDVQIEDSMHSTREDVVARSVAAVEQAAASGAEVMFSPMDATRTDPQFLAEIVEAVDEVGVDWINIPDTCGVGTPKRFGELVEYVGQHTDARIDVHTHDDFGLATANALTGVEYGADQMQVSVNGIGERAGNAAFEEVVMAAESLYGADTGVDTTAITDLSKLVSERSSVPVPVNKPVVGAHAFAHESGIHAAGVIENSETFEPGVMTPEMVGAEREVVLGKHTGTHAVRDHLEDAGFAPTDEEVREVTKKVKAHAGDDEVVTDAVLRAFAGEVGIDRETEEVTA; via the coding sequence GTGCAAGTCCGGGGGAACGAGTTCTTCCAGGGCACGTTAGCCCAACGTAACGAATTCGACACGGTACGAATCTTCGACACGACGCTGCGTGACGGCGAGCAGACGCCACGGACCTCATTCAGCTACGACGACAAGCGCGCCATAGCGGCCGCGCTCGACGACGCGAACGTCGACGTCATCGAGGCCGGGTTCCCGGCCAACAGCGAGCAGGAGGCCGAGGCGGTCGCCGACATCGCGGCTTCGACAGACGCCACCACGTGCGGGCTCGCCCGCGTCGTGGAGTCCGACGTCGAGGCGGCGATAGACGCCGGCGTGGGGATGATCCACGTCTTCGCGTCCACCAGCGACGTCCAGATCGAAGACTCGATGCACAGCACGCGCGAGGACGTCGTCGCGCGCTCGGTCGCCGCGGTCGAGCAGGCCGCCGCGTCCGGCGCCGAAGTGATGTTCTCGCCGATGGACGCCACGCGCACCGACCCCCAGTTCCTCGCCGAAATCGTCGAAGCCGTCGACGAGGTCGGCGTGGACTGGATCAACATCCCGGACACCTGCGGCGTCGGCACGCCCAAGCGGTTCGGCGAGCTCGTCGAGTACGTCGGCCAGCACACCGACGCGCGCATCGACGTGCACACGCACGACGACTTCGGGCTGGCGACCGCCAACGCCCTGACGGGCGTGGAGTACGGCGCCGACCAGATGCAGGTGTCGGTCAACGGCATCGGCGAGCGCGCCGGCAACGCCGCCTTCGAGGAGGTCGTGATGGCCGCCGAGAGCCTGTACGGCGCCGACACCGGCGTCGACACGACCGCCATCACGGACCTCTCGAAGCTGGTCTCCGAGCGCTCGTCGGTCCCGGTCCCAGTGAACAAGCCCGTGGTCGGCGCGCACGCGTTCGCCCACGAGTCGGGCATCCACGCGGCGGGCGTCATCGAGAACAGCGAGACGTTCGAGCCGGGCGTGATGACCCCCGAGATGGTGGGGGCCGAGCGCGAGGTCGTGCTCGGGAAGCACACGGGCACGCACGCCGTCCGCGACCACCTCGAAGACGCCGGGTTCGCCCCGACGGACGAGGAGGTACGCGAAGTAACCAAGAAGGTGAAAGCCCACGCCGGCGACGACGAAGTCGTCACCGACGCCGTCCTCCGCGCGTTCGCGGGCGAGGTCGGCATCGACCGGGAGACGGAGGAGGTGACGGCGTAA
- a CDS encoding TrkH family potassium uptake protein yields the protein MVRTPSTYVDYRVSVAYVGTVLKYIGVTPLFPLVLALYYGEDPVPFAAGAAVMVGVGALLEQVRTDEELGNREAFLLVSLAWLVVPLVGTVPYLVAGTGTVASPVDALFESMSGFTTTGATVLGEISVEKHGHAMLMWRQLTQWLGGMGILVLMVAILPKLSVGGAQVINQEAPGLSLEKLTPRIQETARALWVIYAGCTVLAAVVYYALNVVGVAPNMDLYNAVAHALTTLPTGGFSPEGRSVEAFAPVVQWAFVPFMLVAGTNFALFWYVLKGEPRRLTDNTEFRSYLLAVAGFGAVVSAVLFAGVGIAETPTNVGAIAGNVENALRQGVFQVVAVVTTTGYASMDVNNWDASAQTILLFAYFLGGSAGSAAGSIKIVRWVLVKRAIGRSLFTAVHPEAVKAIRLEDEVVDEDTIRDVFAFVLLFLGLFAVSTMLLYLDSFRTPKVTLSGLDAMSVAIATLGNVGPGFGVVGPMESFRLFSDLGKLYMVFLMWIGRLEVLSVLVVFTPSFWKR from the coding sequence ATGGTCCGCACGCCGAGCACGTACGTCGACTACCGGGTGAGCGTCGCCTACGTCGGGACCGTCCTCAAGTACATCGGCGTGACGCCGCTGTTCCCGCTCGTGCTGGCGCTCTACTACGGGGAGGACCCCGTCCCGTTCGCCGCCGGGGCCGCCGTCATGGTCGGCGTCGGCGCGCTGCTGGAACAGGTACGCACCGACGAGGAGCTCGGGAACCGGGAGGCGTTCCTGCTCGTGAGCCTCGCGTGGCTCGTCGTCCCGCTCGTCGGGACGGTCCCGTACCTGGTCGCCGGGACAGGCACCGTCGCGAGTCCCGTCGATGCCCTCTTCGAGAGCATGAGCGGGTTCACGACGACGGGTGCGACCGTCCTCGGGGAGATATCCGTCGAGAAGCACGGCCACGCGATGCTGATGTGGCGCCAGCTCACGCAGTGGCTCGGCGGCATGGGCATCCTCGTGCTGATGGTCGCCATCCTGCCGAAGCTCTCGGTCGGCGGCGCGCAGGTCATCAACCAGGAGGCGCCCGGGCTCTCGTTGGAGAAGCTGACGCCGCGGATTCAGGAGACGGCGCGCGCCCTGTGGGTCATCTACGCGGGGTGTACGGTGCTGGCGGCGGTGGTCTACTACGCGCTCAACGTGGTCGGCGTCGCGCCGAACATGGACCTCTACAACGCGGTCGCGCACGCGCTCACGACGCTCCCCACCGGCGGCTTCTCCCCGGAGGGCCGCAGCGTCGAGGCGTTCGCGCCCGTCGTGCAGTGGGCGTTCGTGCCGTTCATGCTCGTCGCCGGGACGAACTTCGCGCTGTTCTGGTACGTCCTCAAGGGTGAGCCCCGCCGGCTCACCGACAACACGGAGTTCCGGTCGTACCTGCTTGCCGTCGCCGGCTTCGGCGCGGTCGTCTCGGCCGTCCTGTTCGCGGGCGTCGGCATCGCGGAGACGCCGACGAACGTGGGCGCCATCGCGGGGAACGTCGAGAACGCGCTCCGACAGGGCGTGTTCCAGGTCGTCGCCGTCGTGACGACGACCGGGTACGCGAGCATGGACGTCAACAACTGGGACGCCTCCGCGCAGACGATTCTGCTGTTCGCGTACTTCCTCGGCGGCTCGGCGGGGTCGGCGGCCGGCTCCATCAAGATCGTGCGCTGGGTGCTGGTCAAGCGCGCCATCGGCCGGTCGCTGTTCACGGCCGTCCACCCCGAGGCGGTGAAGGCGATACGGCTGGAGGACGAGGTCGTCGACGAGGACACGATTCGGGACGTCTTCGCGTTCGTGCTGTTGTTCCTCGGACTGTTCGCGGTCTCGACGATGCTGCTCTACCTCGACAGCTTCCGCACGCCGAAGGTGACGCTGTCCGGGCTGGACGCGATGAGCGTCGCCATCGCGACGCTGGGGAACGTCGGCCCGGGCTTCGGCGTCGTCGGCCCGATGGAGAGCTTCCGGCTGTTCTCGGACCTGGGGAAGCTCTACATGGTCTTCCTGATGTGGATTGGCCGCCTCGAAGTGCTGTCTGTGCTGGTCGTGTTCACGCCGTCGTTCTGGAAGCGCTGA
- the pdxS gene encoding pyridoxal 5'-phosphate synthase lyase subunit PdxS, with the protein MATETDLEDLRRGSDLVKRGFAKMQKGGVIMDVVNAEQAKIAEEAGAVAVMSLEAVPADIRKRGGVARMADPADVQEIIDAVSIPVMGKSRIGHTKEAEILEAVGVDMIDESEVLTPADDKYHIDKREFTSPFVCGARNLGEALRRIDEGAAMIRTKGEAGTGDVNQAVHHQRTIKSAIRELEGMTYEEREHYARDIEAPAELVHETAEMGRLPVVNFAAGGIATPADAALMMHHECDGIFVGSGIFGAEDPEAMGRAIVDAVNNWDDPQRLAEISANIGSGMKGEANVDLPEEEQLQGRGN; encoded by the coding sequence ATGGCTACCGAGACCGACCTGGAGGACTTGCGGCGCGGCAGCGACCTCGTGAAACGCGGGTTCGCGAAGATGCAGAAGGGCGGCGTCATCATGGACGTGGTGAACGCCGAGCAGGCCAAAATCGCCGAGGAGGCCGGTGCGGTCGCCGTGATGTCCCTCGAAGCGGTGCCGGCGGACATCCGCAAGCGCGGCGGCGTCGCGCGGATGGCCGACCCCGCCGACGTCCAGGAGATCATCGACGCCGTCTCCATCCCGGTGATGGGGAAGTCCCGCATCGGTCACACGAAGGAGGCCGAGATTCTGGAGGCCGTCGGCGTGGACATGATCGACGAGTCGGAGGTGCTGACGCCCGCCGACGACAAGTACCACATCGACAAGCGCGAGTTCACGTCGCCGTTCGTCTGCGGCGCGCGCAACCTCGGCGAGGCGCTCCGGCGCATCGACGAGGGCGCGGCGATGATTCGCACGAAGGGCGAGGCCGGCACGGGCGACGTAAATCAGGCCGTCCACCACCAGCGCACCATCAAGAGCGCCATCCGCGAGCTGGAAGGGATGACCTACGAGGAGCGCGAGCACTACGCCCGCGACATCGAGGCGCCCGCGGAGCTCGTCCACGAGACCGCCGAGATGGGGCGGCTCCCGGTCGTGAACTTCGCGGCGGGCGGCATCGCGACGCCCGCCGACGCCGCCCTGATGATGCACCACGAGTGCGACGGCATCTTCGTCGGCTCGGGCATCTTCGGCGCGGAGGACCCCGAGGCGATGGGCCGCGCCATCGTCGACGCCGTGAACAACTGGGACGACCCCCAGCGCCTCGCCGAAATCTCCGCGAACATCGGCTCGGGCATGAAGGGCGAGGCGAACGTCGATCTCCCCGAGGAGGAGCAGCTGCAGGGCCGCGGGAACTGA
- a CDS encoding formate/nitrite transporter family protein yields MASADAPDPEESVREAIERSRSGAPAVGSVVRDRFTSNEIFQRIIAAADEEITSGSRELFFSALAAGFAITITFMLYVSLSATTGGDPILSALLYPLGFIYIIIGGYQLYTENTLPPVALTLERLASVPALLRNWSVVLAGNFLGGALGAAALAFGSVISPEAAEYAMYLGEKGVATAWWSLFSKAAFAGLVVAGVVWVEYAARDTISRMVVVYVAFLAIPLGGLYHSVVSFTEMMYLVFQGSLSVATGLWEFVLPVLLGNTIGGVVLVTVVNYFQTTEHRLASARFEGSDRQLSVREWLFGGLVGRSYVPLIDHTEGALAEADEYRIVVPISNPRTETNLVELACTLASQKPGASVHVVHIVQMPDRTPSGYRVDQHERIVENSDELMGDIRELAAGYDVPCETSTVVSHRSFEELFDVAKRKRADLMVMGWGDDRLWSNGRAERPLDELTNRLPSDVLVFRDRGLDASRILLPVVDNPHADLNAEVARTLRQTAGSEVTLLRIVDGPDDHEAGEQFLADWAAEHGLEDATFRVDDSGDVESAIAGECGDHTLLLIGATSQGLLARLARNALHYDVVQDVETSMILAERATDRGILQRLFGR; encoded by the coding sequence TTGGCGTCCGCGGACGCGCCCGACCCCGAGGAGTCGGTCCGCGAGGCCATCGAGCGCTCGCGAAGCGGCGCGCCAGCGGTCGGCTCGGTCGTCCGCGACCGCTTCACGTCGAACGAAATCTTCCAGCGCATCATCGCGGCCGCCGACGAGGAGATTACCTCGGGCAGCCGCGAGCTGTTCTTCAGCGCGCTCGCGGCCGGGTTCGCCATCACCATCACGTTCATGCTGTACGTCTCGCTGTCGGCGACGACAGGCGGCGACCCCATCCTGAGCGCGCTGCTGTACCCTCTGGGGTTCATCTACATCATCATCGGCGGCTACCAGCTGTACACCGAGAACACGCTCCCGCCGGTGGCGCTGACGCTGGAGCGGCTCGCGAGCGTCCCCGCGCTGTTGCGGAACTGGTCGGTCGTGCTCGCGGGGAACTTCCTCGGCGGCGCGCTCGGCGCGGCGGCGCTGGCGTTCGGCAGCGTCATCTCCCCGGAGGCCGCCGAGTACGCCATGTACCTCGGGGAGAAGGGCGTCGCGACGGCGTGGTGGAGCCTGTTCTCGAAGGCGGCGTTCGCGGGGCTGGTCGTCGCCGGCGTCGTCTGGGTGGAGTACGCCGCCCGCGACACCATCTCCCGGATGGTCGTCGTCTACGTCGCGTTCCTCGCGATTCCGCTCGGCGGCCTCTACCACTCCGTCGTCTCGTTCACGGAGATGATGTACCTCGTCTTCCAGGGGTCGCTGTCGGTGGCGACCGGCCTCTGGGAGTTCGTGCTCCCCGTGTTGCTCGGGAACACCATCGGCGGCGTCGTCCTCGTCACCGTCGTGAACTACTTCCAGACGACCGAACACCGGCTCGCGTCCGCGCGCTTCGAGGGCTCCGACCGCCAGCTCTCCGTCCGCGAGTGGCTGTTCGGCGGCCTCGTCGGCCGGTCGTACGTCCCGCTCATCGACCACACCGAGGGGGCGCTCGCGGAAGCCGACGAGTACCGCATCGTCGTCCCCATCTCGAACCCGCGCACGGAGACGAACCTCGTGGAACTGGCGTGCACGCTCGCCAGTCAGAAGCCCGGCGCGAGCGTCCACGTCGTCCACATCGTCCAGATGCCCGACCGGACGCCGAGCGGCTACCGGGTGGACCAGCACGAGCGCATCGTCGAGAACTCCGACGAGCTGATGGGCGACATCCGCGAGCTCGCGGCCGGCTACGACGTCCCCTGCGAGACGTCGACGGTGGTCTCGCACCGCTCGTTCGAGGAGCTGTTCGACGTCGCGAAGCGCAAGCGCGCGGACCTCATGGTGATGGGCTGGGGCGACGACCGCCTCTGGTCGAACGGCCGCGCGGAGCGCCCGCTGGACGAGCTCACGAACCGGCTGCCGTCGGACGTCCTCGTGTTCCGGGACCGCGGGCTCGACGCCTCCCGCATCCTGCTCCCGGTCGTGGACAACCCCCACGCCGACCTGAACGCGGAGGTCGCGCGCACGCTCCGGCAGACCGCCGGCTCGGAGGTCACGCTCCTGCGCATCGTGGACGGCCCCGACGACCACGAGGCCGGCGAGCAGTTCCTCGCCGACTGGGCGGCCGAACACGGCCTCGAGGACGCGACGTTCCGCGTCGACGACTCCGGCGACGTCGAGTCCGCCATCGCCGGCGAGTGCGGCGACCACACGCTGCTGTTGATTGGCGCGACCTCGCAGGGCCTGCTGGCGCGCCTCGCGCGGAACGCCCTCCACTACGACGTCGTGCAGGACGTGGAGACGTCGATGATTCTCGCGGAGCGCGCGACCGACCGCGGCATCCTCCAGCGGCTGTTCGGCCGGTAG